Proteins from one Lachnospiraceae bacterium KGMB03038 genomic window:
- a CDS encoding HAMP domain-containing histidine kinase encodes MKGRDEKGRHMIKNTLFPPSLFAVFLGVLFLMSGIHVGLIVMMNERGWNELIQVLVPMLYWGIVAVGLTIFTRKKMKDTYEVPMHRMAEAAKQVAEGDFSVYIPTIHTAANLDYLDMMILDFNKMVEELGSVETLKTDFISNVSHEMKTPIAIIKNYAELLQKKNVTEQERQEYAGDIEEAAARLSNLISNILKLNKLENQKIDPEIERYDLCGQLENCILQYEELWDEKEMGLEVDLEERAIVQADPSLLEVVWNNLISNALKFTEPGGNVTIRQRALEGKIEVSVSDTGCGMSEESARHIFDKFYQGDTSHSKEGNGLGLALVKRILDLMGGEIRVSSQEGKGSTFTVTLQAADPAPEEIGGDRR; translated from the coding sequence ATGAAGGGAAGAGACGAAAAAGGCCGACATATGATCAAAAATACCCTTTTTCCGCCTTCCCTTTTCGCCGTTTTCCTGGGGGTTCTCTTCCTGATGTCGGGGATCCATGTGGGCCTGATTGTTATGATGAATGAGCGGGGATGGAACGAACTCATTCAAGTACTGGTACCTATGCTGTATTGGGGAATTGTGGCAGTGGGGCTGACGATCTTCACAAGAAAGAAGATGAAGGATACCTATGAAGTTCCAATGCACAGGATGGCGGAGGCGGCCAAACAGGTGGCGGAAGGCGATTTTTCCGTATATATACCCACGATCCATACGGCCGCGAACTTAGACTATCTGGATATGATGATCTTGGATTTTAACAAGATGGTGGAAGAGCTGGGGAGCGTAGAGACGTTAAAAACAGACTTTATCTCCAACGTGTCCCATGAGATGAAAACTCCCATCGCCATTATCAAGAATTACGCAGAACTGCTGCAGAAGAAAAATGTAACAGAGCAAGAGCGGCAGGAATATGCCGGAGATATTGAGGAAGCGGCGGCCCGCCTGTCAAATCTGATCAGTAATATTTTAAAATTAAACAAGCTGGAAAATCAAAAGATCGATCCGGAGATCGAGAGATACGATCTGTGTGGACAATTGGAAAATTGTATCCTGCAATATGAGGAACTGTGGGACGAAAAGGAGATGGGCCTGGAAGTGGACCTGGAAGAGCGGGCGATCGTGCAGGCAGATCCAAGTCTTCTGGAAGTGGTGTGGAACAACCTGATCTCTAATGCGCTTAAGTTTACAGAGCCGGGAGGAAACGTGACGATCCGGCAGAGGGCCTTGGAAGGAAAGATCGAAGTGTCTGTTTCTGACACAGGCTGCGGGATGAGTGAAGAAAGCGCCAGGCATATTTTTGACAAATTCTATCAGGGAGATACGTCTCATTCAAAAGAAGGAAACGGTCTGGGGCTTGCGCTGGTCAAACGGATTTTAGACTTGATGGGCGGAGAGATCCGGGTGTCAAGCCAGGAAGGAAAAGGAAGCACATTCACAGTAACACTGCAAGCGGCTGATCCGGCGCCTGAAGAGATTGGAGGGGACAGAAGATGA
- a CDS encoding iron-containing alcohol dehydrogenase: MNNFIYENKTKVYFGRGCVKEFLTCLVKDHKTIMMAYGQGSVKRNGIYDEVLNILMKAGKDVVEFPGIMPNPTYQKVLEGVKLAREKKVDLILGIGGGSVMDCCKAISLAARFDGDAWENFWERKGIVDFEPVQTGVIVTAAGTGSECNGAAVITNEDRKVKTGYDYPKCNPKFALMDPAYTFTVPKEQMVSGAFDSLSHMMETYFSEPDEQNVSDEISEALMRSVIRNLKAAVRDPEDYTARSNLLWDSTLSENRLIKLGKKCDFTCHLMEHQIGAYTDCNHGQGMAVLQPSYYRHIYRDGLGKFARFARNVWMIRQEGKSDEELAKEGIEALEGFIREVGLPASLRELGVKQEDQLKEIADSCHVSLGSYRKLEPEEILEIFRECF, translated from the coding sequence ATGAATAATTTTATCTATGAAAATAAGACGAAGGTTTACTTTGGCCGGGGGTGTGTGAAAGAATTCCTGACCTGCCTGGTCAAGGACCATAAGACGATCATGATGGCATACGGGCAGGGGTCTGTCAAGAGAAATGGAATCTATGACGAGGTCCTTAATATCCTGATGAAAGCAGGCAAAGATGTGGTGGAATTTCCGGGGATCATGCCTAACCCTACCTATCAGAAAGTCCTGGAAGGAGTAAAACTGGCAAGAGAAAAAAAGGTGGATCTGATCTTAGGGATTGGCGGCGGGTCTGTCATGGACTGCTGTAAGGCCATATCCCTTGCGGCCAGGTTTGATGGTGATGCCTGGGAGAACTTCTGGGAGAGAAAGGGGATCGTGGATTTTGAGCCGGTTCAGACGGGTGTGATCGTGACCGCCGCAGGAACCGGAAGTGAATGTAATGGAGCGGCCGTGATCACCAACGAGGACCGGAAGGTGAAAACAGGATATGATTATCCAAAATGTAATCCTAAATTTGCTCTGATGGATCCGGCTTATACGTTTACCGTGCCGAAAGAACAGATGGTATCCGGCGCGTTCGACAGCCTTTCCCACATGATGGAGACGTATTTCAGTGAACCGGATGAACAGAATGTATCCGACGAGATTTCAGAGGCGCTGATGAGAAGTGTGATAAGAAATCTGAAGGCTGCGGTGAGAGACCCGGAGGATTATACGGCAAGGAGCAACCTTCTGTGGGATTCTACGCTGTCTGAGAACCGCCTGATCAAGCTTGGGAAGAAATGTGACTTTACCTGTCATCTGATGGAACATCAGATCGGCGCGTATACGGACTGTAATCATGGGCAGGGAATGGCGGTATTGCAGCCGTCCTATTACCGCCATATATACAGAGACGGCCTTGGAAAATTCGCCAGATTCGCCAGAAATGTATGGATGATCCGGCAGGAAGGGAAATCGGATGAGGAACTGGCAAAAGAGGGAATCGAAGCGTTGGAGGGCTTTATCCGTGAAGTAGGACTTCCTGCAAGCCTGAGAGAACTGGGGGTCAAACAGGAGGATCAGTTAAAAGAGATCGCGGATTCCTGCCATGTATCTCTGGGGAGTTACCGGAAGCTGGAGCCGGAAGAGATTCTGGAGATCTTCCGGGAGTGTTTTTAA
- a CDS encoding MATE family efflux transporter: MKQTEQNAQNNADKEFLRTEPLGRLLLKLALPTVAAQLINMLYNIVDRIYIGHIPEIGAAALTGVGVCMPLIMIVSTFAALVGYGGAPRASIFMGKQDKESAERTLGNCFTLQIIISIVLTAVLLIWNKDLLMAFGASENTIGYGVNYMNIYAIGTIFVEITLGMNAFITAQGFAKTGMLSVLIGAVANIILDPIFIFGFDMDVRGAALATIISQALSCIWVVRFLCGKKTFLKIRRKNLRLNPKIILPCLALGAATFIMQASESVISVCFNSSLQKYGGDIAVGAMTILTSVMQFAMLPLQGLGQGAQPIISYNYGAGDTKRVRAAFKLLLKVSLGYSILLWTLVMLLPGGFAAMFTSDATLVEYTKTALRIYMGSMFLMGIQIACQLTFNALGKATESIVVAVMRKFVLLIPLIYIMPLILRADRAMAVYVAEPIADLIAVTFTAILFSIQFKKTLERAGR; this comes from the coding sequence ATGAAACAGACAGAACAAAACGCACAGAACAATGCGGATAAGGAGTTCCTACGGACAGAACCTTTGGGGAGGCTTCTCCTTAAGCTGGCGCTGCCAACGGTTGCGGCGCAGTTGATCAATATGCTGTACAACATTGTGGACAGGATTTATATCGGACATATTCCGGAGATCGGAGCTGCGGCGCTGACCGGAGTAGGAGTATGTATGCCGCTGATCATGATCGTCTCTACGTTTGCGGCTCTGGTTGGATATGGCGGGGCGCCGCGGGCCTCTATATTTATGGGAAAGCAGGATAAGGAATCTGCGGAACGAACCCTGGGGAACTGTTTTACGCTTCAGATCATAATCTCTATTGTACTTACTGCCGTATTGCTGATCTGGAACAAAGATCTGCTCATGGCGTTTGGAGCAAGTGAGAACACCATTGGATACGGTGTCAACTATATGAATATCTATGCGATCGGAACGATTTTTGTAGAGATCACCCTTGGAATGAATGCGTTTATCACTGCCCAGGGCTTTGCGAAGACAGGAATGCTGTCGGTTCTGATCGGCGCGGTTGCCAATATTATCCTGGATCCGATCTTCATCTTCGGTTTTGATATGGATGTGCGGGGGGCGGCCCTTGCGACGATCATATCTCAGGCGCTTTCCTGCATCTGGGTAGTCCGTTTTCTGTGCGGAAAGAAAACATTCCTGAAGATAAGAAGGAAAAATCTCCGACTGAATCCCAAGATCATACTGCCTTGTCTGGCTCTTGGAGCGGCAACATTCATTATGCAGGCCAGCGAAAGCGTGATCTCTGTCTGCTTTAACAGTTCTCTCCAGAAATACGGCGGAGACATCGCGGTTGGCGCAATGACGATCCTTACAAGCGTCATGCAGTTCGCAATGCTGCCTCTTCAAGGTCTGGGGCAGGGGGCGCAGCCTATTATCAGCTATAATTATGGGGCGGGAGACACAAAGAGAGTCCGGGCGGCCTTTAAACTGCTCTTGAAAGTCAGCTTGGGATATTCCATTCTGCTGTGGACTCTGGTCATGCTGCTGCCAGGAGGGTTTGCGGCCATGTTTACCTCGGATGCCACCCTGGTGGAATATACTAAGACGGCGCTTCGCATCTATATGGGGTCTATGTTCCTGATGGGAATACAGATAGCCTGCCAGTTGACATTTAACGCGCTGGGAAAAGCGACGGAATCCATTGTTGTTGCTGTAATGAGAAAATTTGTTCTGCTGATTCCGTTGATTTATATTATGCCTCTGATTTTAAGAGCGGATCGGGCGATGGCTGTCTATGTGGCGGAACCGATCGCGGATTTGATCGCGGTGACATTCACGGCGATCCTGTTTTCCATTCAGTTTAAGAAGACACTGGAAAGAGCAGGCAGATAG
- a CDS encoding LysR family transcriptional regulator, translating into MYNLQLETFIVVADLGSFNKAAEALYITPPAVTKQINLLEKDMGLKLFVRTHRGLSLTEAGKSLYKDAKYIIQYCKESVERAKRAMEEKDNVIRIGTSPMTPAAPLIQTWSKVQKKYPDIKLQMVPYMNSLENAREILKNLGKNIDVVAGIFDETMLKLRQCSGLELSRQKICCAVSINHRLAEKEVLTLQDLHGENFLMMHRGWSKYVDELRDDIWKNHPQIHVVDFDIYSVDIFNQCENSNDILMAVENWKDVHPLLKVIPVEWKYTIPYGILYSQEPSELVKRFLKAVQKAV; encoded by the coding sequence ATGTACAATCTGCAGCTGGAAACCTTTATCGTTGTGGCGGACCTGGGAAGCTTTAATAAAGCGGCGGAAGCGCTGTATATCACTCCGCCGGCCGTTACAAAACAGATCAATCTCTTGGAGAAAGATATGGGATTGAAATTGTTCGTCCGGACCCATCGAGGGCTGTCTTTGACAGAAGCAGGAAAATCCCTCTATAAAGATGCCAAATATATTATTCAGTACTGTAAAGAATCTGTAGAACGGGCGAAGAGGGCCATGGAGGAAAAAGATAATGTGATCCGTATCGGAACTTCGCCCATGACTCCGGCGGCCCCTTTGATCCAGACTTGGTCCAAAGTGCAGAAAAAATATCCGGATATCAAGCTTCAGATGGTTCCCTACATGAACAGCCTGGAAAATGCCAGAGAGATCCTGAAGAATCTTGGGAAAAATATTGACGTGGTGGCGGGGATTTTTGACGAGACCATGCTGAAACTGCGCCAGTGCAGCGGGCTGGAACTATCCAGGCAGAAAATCTGCTGCGCGGTTTCGATCAATCACAGGCTTGCGGAAAAAGAGGTCCTTACACTTCAGGATCTGCACGGAGAGAATTTCTTGATGATGCATCGGGGCTGGAGTAAATACGTAGATGAACTAAGGGATGATATCTGGAAGAATCATCCGCAGATCCATGTGGTGGATTTTGATATTTACAGTGTGGATATTTTTAACCAGTGCGAGAATAGCAACGATATTCTTATGGCGGTGGAAAACTGGAAGGACGTACATCCTCTGCTGAAGGTCATTCCGGTAGAATGGAAATACACGATCCCCTATGGGATCTTGTACTCACAGGAACCTTCTGAATTAGTGAAAAGATTCTTAAAAGCGGTGCAAAAAGCTGTTTAG
- a CDS encoding alpha/beta hydrolase: MKRIIAVCFMILALCITGCSLGAAPETGESGENQKQAESGEEQQEKAESTGPVNRETKVADVVSDPDFEGFGQFLFPLDGREADEDMTLENIDSLLPYHNDIDPDTTVDVINAMKTSVEEGETIFYDIYSEEEKQEDPDKENTGLFFFRGEENAPFAVVNAGGGFAYVGSIHESFPHALELSRQGYNAFALQYRTGGADVACEDLAAAITFIFEHAEELGVSTDCYSLWGGSAGARMAAYLGSYGPAAYGGADLPRPGAVIMQYTGHTDYTENDPPAYACVGEDDRIANWRTMEQRIENLDAAGIETEFHHYPGVQHGFGLGIGTPAEGWIGDAAAFWQDQIENGQEENER; this comes from the coding sequence ATGAAAAGAATCATAGCAGTGTGTTTCATGATTCTGGCGCTTTGCATAACAGGCTGTTCTTTGGGAGCGGCTCCGGAAACTGGGGAGAGCGGGGAAAACCAGAAACAGGCAGAATCTGGGGAAGAGCAGCAGGAAAAGGCGGAATCCACAGGACCTGTGAATAGGGAGACGAAAGTGGCAGATGTGGTATCTGATCCGGATTTTGAGGGATTTGGACAATTCTTGTTCCCACTGGATGGAAGAGAGGCGGACGAAGATATGACCCTTGAGAATATTGATTCACTGCTTCCATATCACAATGATATCGACCCGGATACGACGGTGGACGTGATCAACGCTATGAAGACCAGTGTAGAGGAAGGCGAGACGATCTTCTATGACATTTATTCTGAGGAAGAGAAGCAGGAGGACCCGGATAAGGAGAACACAGGGCTGTTTTTCTTTCGGGGAGAGGAAAACGCGCCGTTTGCTGTGGTGAACGCAGGCGGTGGATTTGCGTATGTGGGCTCTATCCATGAGAGCTTCCCCCATGCCTTGGAATTAAGCCGTCAGGGATACAATGCCTTTGCGCTCCAATACCGGACCGGAGGAGCGGATGTGGCGTGCGAGGACCTGGCCGCCGCGATTACATTTATCTTTGAACATGCGGAAGAATTGGGAGTTAGTACAGACTGCTATTCGTTATGGGGCGGTTCTGCCGGAGCGAGGATGGCAGCCTATCTGGGATCTTATGGCCCGGCGGCTTACGGCGGGGCAGACCTGCCAAGGCCAGGAGCAGTGATCATGCAGTATACAGGCCATACGGACTATACGGAGAATGACCCGCCCGCATACGCCTGTGTGGGAGAAGATGATAGGATTGCCAATTGGAGGACCATGGAGCAGCGGATCGAGAACCTGGATGCGGCAGGGATCGAGACGGAATTTCATCATTATCCTGGGGTCCAGCATGGATTTGGGCTGGGAATCGGGACTCCGGCTGAAGGATGGATTGGCGATGCGGCGGCCTTCTGGCAGGATCAGATCGAGAATGGGCAGGAGGAAAATGAAAGATGA
- a CDS encoding Crp/Fnr family transcriptional regulator — protein sequence MLIPRYFFTNTFAGFYEYFLTQPHIRRIFQKEEYLWRLDEPLTHVYYVISGVAVATLEHEDGFRKISSFHSSGTIFPVSHQSSFKIEQSIAVTAVSEMETLCFTNEAFLQMLCENRQLMLCTLNWYASYVNLLLYESAHQDYNSSFIKLCNLLYLFSQNSPSGQEGRIDLTQENIAQILTMTRVNAARNLARLRDEKIIIPHRRWIEIIDQQALEAYCSLETLQP from the coding sequence ATGCTGATCCCACGCTATTTTTTCACAAATACTTTCGCCGGTTTCTACGAATACTTTCTCACCCAGCCCCATATCAGAAGAATTTTTCAAAAAGAAGAATATCTGTGGAGGCTGGACGAACCGCTTACCCACGTCTACTATGTAATATCCGGCGTTGCCGTCGCCACGCTGGAACACGAGGACGGTTTCCGCAAGATTTCTTCCTTCCACAGCAGCGGCACGATTTTCCCTGTCAGCCATCAGTCTTCCTTCAAAATCGAGCAGTCCATCGCTGTAACTGCCGTATCGGAGATGGAAACCCTGTGTTTTACCAATGAAGCATTTCTTCAGATGCTCTGTGAAAACAGGCAGCTTATGCTCTGCACCCTGAACTGGTACGCTTCTTATGTAAATCTTCTCCTTTACGAAAGCGCGCACCAGGACTACAACAGCTCTTTCATCAAATTGTGCAATCTGCTCTATCTTTTCTCGCAGAATTCTCCTTCCGGCCAGGAAGGGCGCATTGATCTGACACAAGAAAATATCGCTCAGATCCTGACTATGACACGTGTAAACGCAGCTCGCAATCTGGCCCGGCTTCGGGATGAAAAGATCATCATTCCTCACCGCCGATGGATTGAGATCATCGACCAGCAGGCACTGGAGGCTTACTGTTCTCTGGAGACCCTCCAGCCTTAG
- a CDS encoding MarR family transcriptional regulator, translating into MKRTTELFMGLRSLFRLYDKMLKKVCTEHDLTVIEADIISFLQNNPGKDTAADIVELRMLSKGAVSKAVESLIQKSLLEREPDKEDRRKIHLRLCALAGPVTESINEVREEFLSTILEGFSGEELETYTEFLRRVFTNTRKAMEGSEQV; encoded by the coding sequence GTGAAGAGGACAACGGAATTATTTATGGGACTTAGAAGTCTGTTCCGTCTGTATGACAAGATGCTGAAAAAGGTCTGTACAGAGCACGATCTTACGGTCATTGAAGCGGATATCATCAGCTTTCTGCAGAATAATCCGGGAAAAGATACGGCGGCTGATATCGTAGAGCTGCGTATGCTTTCCAAGGGGGCTGTGTCAAAGGCGGTAGAGTCTCTGATACAAAAATCTCTGCTGGAAAGAGAGCCGGATAAGGAAGACCGAAGGAAGATCCATCTTAGGCTGTGCGCTTTGGCAGGACCGGTGACAGAAAGCATCAACGAAGTGAGAGAAGAATTCCTGAGTACTATTCTGGAAGGCTTCAGCGGAGAAGAACTGGAGACGTACACAGAATTTTTGCGCAGGGTATTTACGAATACAAGAAAAGCAATGGAAGGAAGCGAACAGGTATGA
- a CDS encoding flavodoxin family protein: MSKKVLIISGSPRKNGNSDILCEQFKKGAEESGNQVEKVFLRQLTINPCVACYGCRETKACIQRDDMKELLDKMVEADVLVLATPVYFYSMDGQLKTMIDRTLPRYTEIRNKDVYFIATAAAGRKAMERTMDAMRGFTDCLPGARVKGEIYGEGVYQKGEVETTPAFSLAYEAGKAVC; this comes from the coding sequence ATGAGTAAGAAAGTGCTGATCATATCCGGAAGTCCCCGGAAAAACGGGAATTCTGATATTTTATGCGAACAGTTTAAGAAAGGGGCGGAGGAATCTGGAAATCAAGTGGAAAAGGTGTTTCTGCGCCAATTGACCATCAATCCCTGCGTAGCCTGCTACGGATGCCGGGAAACCAAAGCCTGCATCCAGAGAGATGATATGAAAGAACTGCTGGATAAGATGGTAGAAGCAGATGTGCTTGTCCTTGCCACCCCGGTATATTTTTATTCTATGGACGGTCAGTTAAAGACCATGATCGACCGGACCCTTCCCCGTTATACGGAGATCAGAAATAAGGATGTTTATTTTATCGCCACAGCCGCGGCAGGGCGCAAGGCGATGGAGCGGACCATGGATGCTATGAGAGGGTTCACGGACTGTCTGCCAGGCGCCCGTGTGAAAGGAGAAATCTACGGAGAGGGTGTGTACCAAAAAGGAGAAGTAGAGACAACACCCGCATTTAGTCTGGCCTATGAAGCCGGGAAAGCAGTCTGTTAG
- a CDS encoding response regulator transcription factor: MIDILVVEDDEKLNRVVCTYLNDSGFQAKGCLNASDAYDEMYEKRYDLIISDIMMPEIDGLEFARTVREVNERIPILFMSAKDDLPSKQRGFRLGIDDYMVKPVELDELLLRVRALLRRANIESEHKIRVGNLELDGDGMSAEVNGEEISLTTREFHIIYKLLSYPKKTFSRAQLMDEFWDVDSDTSLRAVDVYMTKLRNKLSGCDGFKIVTVRGLGYKAVLL; this comes from the coding sequence ATGATAGATATCCTTGTTGTGGAAGATGACGAAAAACTGAACCGGGTAGTGTGTACCTATCTAAATGACAGCGGCTTCCAGGCCAAAGGCTGCCTCAATGCCTCTGACGCCTATGATGAGATGTATGAGAAGCGATACGATCTGATCATCTCGGATATTATGATGCCGGAAATCGATGGACTTGAATTTGCAAGGACGGTGCGGGAGGTCAACGAGAGGATTCCCATTCTTTTTATGTCGGCGAAGGACGATCTTCCATCTAAGCAGAGAGGCTTCCGCCTTGGGATCGACGACTATATGGTAAAGCCGGTAGAACTGGATGAGCTGCTGCTGCGTGTCCGGGCCTTGTTAAGAAGGGCGAATATAGAGTCAGAACATAAGATCCGTGTAGGGAATCTGGAATTGGACGGGGACGGGATGAGCGCTGAGGTGAACGGAGAAGAGATCAGCCTTACTACAAGGGAATTTCATATTATCTATAAGCTGTTGTCCTACCCGAAGAAAACATTTTCACGGGCCCAGTTAATGGATGAATTCTGGGATGTGGACAGTGATACCAGCCTTCGGGCAGTGGATGTATATATGACCAAGCTCAGAAACAAACTGTCCGGGTGCGACGGGTTTAAGATCGTGACAGTGCGGGGACTGGGCTATAAGGCGGTGCTGTTATGA
- a CDS encoding helix-turn-helix domain-containing protein, giving the protein MLYEELNKRKKELGLTTEQLSQLSGVPTGTINKILSGETRSPRYDTIRALEAVLFAEEYAREEALRDSRAPYFAKRQDEYTLEDYRELPEDVRAELIDGKLFFLEAPSFTHQELVTELLFEIKLFIRQQGGPCRILPSPLDVQLDRNDKTVIQPDLALVCQREKITKKGVYGAPDLCIEIASESTRKRDYGIKVQKYMTAGVREYWIVDVKREMVVCYWFEGEAAPYISLYTFKDKVPVRVFEERLQIDFSELTAGIWKE; this is encoded by the coding sequence ATGCTGTACGAAGAATTGAATAAAAGAAAGAAAGAACTGGGACTGACAACGGAACAGCTTTCCCAGCTTTCCGGCGTCCCCACAGGCACGATCAACAAGATCCTGAGCGGAGAGACACGCTCCCCCCGTTATGATACCATTCGGGCGCTGGAGGCTGTTCTGTTTGCGGAGGAATATGCGCGGGAAGAAGCGCTGCGGGACAGCAGAGCGCCGTATTTCGCGAAGAGGCAGGATGAATATACGCTGGAGGATTACAGAGAGCTGCCGGAAGATGTGAGGGCGGAATTAATCGATGGAAAGCTATTCTTCCTTGAAGCCCCCAGTTTTACCCATCAGGAACTGGTCACGGAACTTCTTTTCGAGATCAAGCTGTTCATCCGGCAGCAGGGAGGACCGTGCCGGATCCTGCCCTCTCCTTTGGATGTGCAGTTGGACCGGAATGACAAGACGGTGATACAGCCGGATCTCGCTTTGGTCTGTCAGAGAGAAAAGATTACGAAAAAAGGGGTCTATGGCGCGCCGGATCTGTGTATTGAGATCGCGTCTGAATCCACCAGGAAGCGGGACTATGGGATCAAAGTGCAGAAATACATGACCGCAGGAGTGCGGGAGTATTGGATCGTGGACGTAAAGAGAGAGATGGTTGTATGTTACTGGTTTGAAGGGGAGGCTGCTCCATATATTTCTCTGTATACATTCAAGGATAAAGTACCTGTCCGTGTGTTTGAGGAAAGACTTCAGATTGATTTTTCGGAACTTACGGCAGGGATATGGAAGGAATAA
- a CDS encoding TIGR04076 family protein codes for MKKCKITVLKTTLDEELAKEYGIEGLTACPMLKEGQVFYADYAKPEGLCDEAWKAIYQYVFALSHGMGEELFYYGDWIRKPGVAICSCNDGLRPVIFKLEETDIESVLETE; via the coding sequence ATGAAAAAGTGTAAGATTACTGTTTTAAAGACAACCTTGGACGAAGAACTGGCAAAGGAATACGGGATTGAAGGATTGACAGCCTGTCCCATGCTGAAAGAAGGCCAGGTATTCTATGCGGATTACGCAAAGCCGGAGGGACTCTGCGACGAGGCGTGGAAAGCGATCTACCAGTATGTATTCGCCCTTTCTCATGGTATGGGGGAAGAGCTGTTCTACTACGGCGATTGGATCCGCAAACCGGGAGTGGCGATCTGCAGCTGTAATGACGGGCTGCGTCCAGTGATCTTTAAGCTGGAAGAGACAGATATTGAGTCTGTTTTGGAGACAGAGTAA